The Candidatus Delongbacteria bacterium region GGTTTAGTGGTTTTCTTATCACTATCAGCAGGTATTTAACTTCCTTTTTACTTTTAAAGTTTAGGTTTGAAAGAAGTTTGTATGAAGCAACAGATGCAATAAAAAATAGTCTACTGCTCTATAAAAGTAAACTAAAAATTTTCTCTGAAGTATCCATATACCTTTCGGACAAGATAATTTCTCCTGTTGCTTACGGCTTCTTTAAGCCTATGATAATTCTACCAATTGAAATAGTAACTGGGCAAGATCCTGATTTTATAAAATCCTATATAGTTCATGAACTTGCACACATTTCTAGAAAAGATAATATAGTTAATTTTCTTCAGATTGTTCTCGAAATTATAATGTTTTATCATCCTATGGTTTATACTTTGAATTCTAAGATCAGAAATATCAGAGAAATGCTTACTGATGAGCTTTCTGTCGAAATATTAGAAAAAAAAGATATCTATATTAAAAGTATTGCACATCTGGTTTTAAACGATAAAAATCATTTTATGAAACTTTCAGCTTCTGGTGGCTCTGTAAAATCAAGAATTGAAAGATTGATGAACATAAACGATAAACCCGAAAAAGCTAAAGTTTCACTTGTATCTTTAATAATATTATTTTTGTTTGTCTTTCCATTATTTTTAAATACCGCCTCAATTTTTGAATCTCCTAAATCAGAGACAATTGCTCAAAATTTGACATCTATAACTGACCAGGAATCTTATAATAAAGTTGAATTCACTCCTGTTAAACATAATGATGAAGATCAACAACGCAAGAAAATCGTTAATATGAATTATATCTACATCGAAAATAG contains the following coding sequences:
- a CDS encoding M56 family metallopeptidase → MNNMQAYISSFVINSIWIGLVISIIVKILNPSSVDLKKRYIFYLFSLFSIPFISLFFTVINTSVLTSFLDNSFGIFLEKDSPIIVKIVSALWFSGFLITISRYLTSFLLLKFRFERSLYEATDAIKNSLLLYKSKLKIFSEVSIYLSDKIISPVAYGFFKPMIILPIEIVTGQDPDFIKSYIVHELAHISRKDNIVNFLQIVLEIIMFYHPMVYTLNSKIRNIREMLTDELSVEILEKKDIYIKSIAHLVLNDKNHFMKLSASGGSVKSRIERLMNINDKPEKAKVSLVSLIILFLFVFPLFLNTASIFESPKSETIAQNLTSITDQESYNKVEFTPVKHNDEDQQRKKIVNMNYIYIENSGNRETIIMTRIFNSRVIREI